Proteins from a single region of Psilocybe cubensis strain MGC-MH-2018 chromosome 3, whole genome shotgun sequence:
- a CDS encoding Cysteine desulfurase, mitochondrial produces MLSKLSRTIPKRSLASKVSTISSCRTFVQPSGADRASVVDVPSTYQDDNHFAPRQDMLGFKLDAPLREGSVEAKTRPIYLDMQATTPVDPRVLDAMLPYLTDQYGNPHSRTHTYGWEAEQGVEDARKHVADLIGADAKDIVFTSGATESNNMSIKGIARFHKDKKRHIITTQTEHKCVLDSCRKLGEEGFEITYLPVQKNGLISLQELEAAIKPTTSLVSIMAVNNETGVIQPLKEIGAIIRKHRGVYFHTDAAQAIGKIPLDVNEMNIDLMSISGHKLYGPKGVGACYVRRRPRVRLEPILSGGGQERGLRSGTVPTALVVGLGEAARLAQKEMARDHDHVKRLSNRLISRIDAEVEHVVRNGDPNGYPGCVNLSFSYVEGESLLMALKDIALSSGSACTSASLEPSYVLRALGAAEDMAHSSLRFGIGRFTTEAEVDFVVAHIIKTVHKLREMSPLWEMVQEGIDINSIDWSQH; encoded by the exons ATGCTCTCTAAACTGTCTCGGACAATCCCCAAGAGGTCGCTTGCGTCGAAGGTGTCGACTATCAGTAGTTGTCGCACATTTGTTCAACCTTCTGGCGCCGACAGAGCAAGTGTAGTGGATGTACCATCTACATATCAGGACGACAACCACTTTGCACCTAGACAAG ATATGCTCGGCTTTAAGCTCGATGCGCCGCTTCGTGAGGGTTCAGTGGAAGCCAAAACTCGACCAATTTATCTGGACATGCAG GCCACTACTCCTGTGGACCCGAGGGTGCTGGATGCAATGCTGCCTTACTTGACTGATCAGTATGGCAATCCGCACAGTCGGACTCACACATATGGTTGGGAGGCAGAACAAGGTGTTGAGGATGCCCGAAAG CACGTCGCCGACTTGATTGGTGCGGACGCGAAGGATATAGTGTTTACCTCGGGAGCCACCGAATCCAATAACATGTCTATCAAAGGCATTGCCCGATTTCATAAGGACAAAAAGCGTCACATAATTACAACTCAGACA GAACATAAATGTGTTCTTGATTCATGCAGAAAGCTCGGTGAAGAGGGCTTTGAAATCACGTATCTTCCTGTTCAAAAAAATGGTCTTATCTCCTTGCAGGAACTTGAAGCTGCTATCAAACCTACAACATCACTCGTATCGATCATGGCTGTCAACAACGAAACTGGTGTAATCCAACCTTTGAAAGAAATTGGCGCTATTATTCGAAAACACAGAGGTGTCTACTTCCACACAGATGCCGCCCAAGCCATTGGGAAAATTCCTTTGGATGTCAATGAAATGAACATTGATTTGATGAGCATCTCTGGCCACAAGCTGTATGGCCCCAAAGGCGTTGGTGCTTGTTACGTCAGGCGAAGACCTCGGGTTAGACTGGAGCCAATTCTCAGTGGGGGAGGTCAAGAGCGTGGATTGCGTAGTGGTACTGTCCCCACTGCACTTGTCGTTGGCCTAGGTGAAGCTGCCCGACTTGCACAAAAGGAGATGGCT AGGGATCACGATCATGTCAAGAGGCTATCAAACAGGCTCATAAGTAGAATCGATGCTGAGGTGGAGCATGTTGTGCGAAACGGAGACCCCAATGGTTATCCAGGATGCGTCAACCTCAGTTTTTCCTACGTCGAAGGCGAAAGTTTGTTGATGGCCTTGAAG GACATTGCTCTCTCATCCGGGAGTGCTTGTACTTCTGCCTCGCTAGAGCCGTCCTATGTTCTGCGTGCCCTTG GCGCTGCAGAAGATATGGCTCACTCATCACTTCGCTTCGGTATTGGACGTTTTACGACTGAGGCGGAAGTTGACTTCGTGGTGGCACACATTATTAAGACTGTGCACAAACTGCGTGAAATGAG TCCTCTTTGGGAGATGGTGCAGGAGGGAATTGATATTAATTCGATTGATTGGTCGCAGCATTAG
- a CDS encoding Ubiquitin-like domain-containing CTD phosphatase 1 gives MELGENGTIKSPEISHELAEEHWTKLQFTWISKSYKVEIADSDRLYDLKAAIYSLTKVPNERQKILGLVKGKLPPDEVRISELTILPTKKFTLIGTPEGDEIKDPSQLESLPDVVNDLDVDFTENMVASNRYQHDTRNIRKVQEAIRNLNINIIHPLRQGKKLLVLDIDYTILDTKPLTSGSLPPAECARPGLHEFLEAIYPYYDILDKTSMFTVFTERDSKPWTHSVKALQIIWSHFPQFNATNTIHVDDLSRNFALNPKEGLKISAFKNAHTPQAWEDRELYKLARYMVYIANIDDFTTLSHKNWKNVVKRLPGPS, from the exons ATGGAGCTGGGCGAGAATGGCACGATTAAATCACCAGAG ATATCGCACGAATTAGCTGAAGAGCATTGGACAAAGTTGCAGTTTACATGGATATCCAAGTCTTATAAAGTAGAAATTGCAGACTCAGACAG ACTGTACGACCTCAAGGCAGCCATATACTCTCTTACAAAGGTCCCAAACGAGCGCCAAAAGATCCTTGGTCTTGTCAAAGGAAAGCTACCTCCAGATGAAGTCAGGAT CTCAGAGCTAACTATCTTACCAACAAAGAAATTTACGCTCATCGGAACTCCCGAGGGAGATGAAATTAAAGATCCATCCC AGCTTGAATCGCTACCCGATGTAGTCAATGACCTTGATGTCGATTTCACTGAAAACATGGTGGCAAGTAATCGATACCAACACGATACAAGGAATATTCGCAAAGTTCAAGAAGCTATCAGAAATTTGAACATAAACATTattcatcctcttcgtcagGGTAAAAAACTCTTGGTCCTTGATATCGATTACA CAATTCTGGATACAAAGCCACTGACTTCAGGTAGCCTTCCGCCCGCAGAATGTGCAAGACCTGGTCTACACGAATTTTTGGAAGCTATCTACCCTTATTATGATA TTCTCGACAAGACATCCATGTTCACAGTATTTACTGAGAGAGATAGTAAACCATGGACGCACTCAGTCAAGGCATTGCAAATCATTTGGAGTCATTTCCCTCAATT CAACGCTACAAACACCATTCATGTTGATGACCTG AGTCGCAACTTTGCATTGAACCCAAAGGAGGGCCTCAAGATATCTGCTTTCAAAAATGCCCACACTCCACAAGCTTGGGAAGACAGGGAACTCTACAAATTGGCTCGGTATATGGTCTACATAGCGAATATCGACGACTTCACCACTCTTTCGCACAAG AATTGGAAAAATGTCGTAAAACGACTACCAGGTCCCTCATGA
- a CDS encoding Beta-glucosidase cel3A, which translates to MFKFAALLALASLIPAFVQAASPVYGQCGGQGWSGDTTCASGSTCVYSNPYYSQCLPGAASSSSTPSSTSKPTTTTVKPTSTSSGGATSPTTTPDAGNPFVGYDIYLSPYYAAEVQAAAALITDSTQKAKALSVANIPTFTWFDVVAKVPQLGTYLADASAKAKAAGTKALVQIVVYDLPDRDCAALASNGEFSIANNGLANYENYIDQLVAQIKQYPDVRVVAVIEPDSLANLVTNLNVAKCANAQSAYKAGVTYAMQQLNTVGVYMYLDAGHAGWLGWPANLTPAAQLFGDLYKSAGSPKFVRGLATNVANYNALSAASPDPITQGNNNYDELHYINALAPMLSSEGFPAHFIVDQGRSGVQNIRSQWGDWCNVKGAGFGTRPTTNTGSSLIDSIVWVKPGGECDGTSNTSSPRYDAHCGLSDAAQPAPEAGTWFQDYFATLVKNANPAL; encoded by the exons ATGTTCAAGTTTGCCGCTCTATTGGCTTTGGCCTCTTTAATCCCTGCCTTTGTCCAGGCAGCAAGCCCCGTCTACGGCCAATGTGGTGGTCAAGGCTGGA GTGGTGACACAACTTGCGCTTCTGGCTCGACTTGCGTTTACTCTAACCCATACTACTCGCAATGCTT GCCCGGTGCAGCGAGCTCTTCGTCTACTCCATCCAGCACCTCaaaaccaacaacaaccaccGTCAAGCCAACATCGACTAGCAGTGGAGGAGCTACATCTCCCACTACCACCCCGGATGCCGGAAACCCTTTCGTTGGATACGAC ATCTACCTGTCGCCATACTACGCTGCTGAAGTccaagcagcagcagccctCATCACCGACTCCACCCAGAAGGCAAAGGCTTTGTCCGTTGCCAACATTCCAACCTTCACCTGGTTTGATGTGGTCGCGAAGGTTCCTCAGTTGGGCACATATCTAGCTGATGCCagtgccaaagccaaagctgCTGGAACCAAGGCTTTGGTTCAAATTGTCGTTTACGATCTTCCAGATCGTGACTGTGCTGCCCTTGCATCCAACGGAGAATTCTCAATCGCCAACAATGGTCTTGCCAACTACGAGAACTACATTGACCAACTTGTTGCCCAGATCAAGC AATACCCTGATGTCCGTGTTGTCGCTGTTATCGAACCCGACTCGTTGGCCAATTTGGTCACCAACCTCAACGTGGCCAAGTGTGCTAATGCCCAAAGTGCCTACAAAGCTGGTGTTACTTATGCTATGCAGCAACTCAACACCGTGGGCGTCTACATGTATCTTGATGCTGGTCACGCTGGATGGCTCGGATGGCCTGCCAACTTGACACCTGCCGCTCAATTGTTCGGTGATCTCTACAAGTCTGCCGGCTCTCCTAAATTCGTTCGTGGATTGGCTACTAACGTTGCCAACTACAACGCTCTCT CCGCTGCTTCCCCAGACCCGATTACCCAAGGAAACAACAACTACGATGAGCTCCATTACATCAAT GCTCTCGCCCCCATGCTTAGTTCCGAAGGCTTCCCTGCCCACTTCATCGTTGACCAGGGACGCTCCGGTGTTCAGAACATCCGCTCTCAATGGGGTGACTGGTGCAATGTTAAGGGTGCCGGTTTCGGAACCCGTCCTACGACCAACACAGGATCCAGTCTCATTGATTCTATCGTCTGGGTCAAGCCTGGAGGTGAATGCGACGGAACCTCGAATACCTCATCTCCCAGATACGATGCTCACTGCGGTCTATC TGATGCTGCCCAGCCAGCGCCTGAAGCAGGTACCTGGTTCCAG GACTACTTCGCAACCTTGGTCAAAAACGCCAACCCAGCTCTCTAA
- a CDS encoding 3-hydroxyisobutyryl-CoA hydrolase, mitochondrial, with protein sequence MSRGSARAAYQRTTAIGQHMMSTTTTDEPTVLFESNSSLRTYILNRPKKLNALDDTMLSALRPKIEEWSSSDLCGTIVARGNGRAFCIGGDVGSVANNAADPATRSLATEFFKREFELDFILAALKKPYIAIMDGMTMGGGVGLAANAPFRIATEKTVYAMPETKIGYCPDVGGSYFLSRLDGEIGTYLALTSDTISGRAVFEHGLATHYIPSRRIPMLLDRLAELNQPHSSLVDRIIEDLSAEREPTETPAPFTGAKRVALDYAFRHNKVESIINDLEIFAASDNAEVAKWASDTLVMLHQRSPTSLKVALQAIRRGSNLSLLQSLEMELKIATAFCHGASPDFKTGVDAVIFKAKKAHERPEWSPPTLQEVTPAIVNRFFDPKSPFLTSAPSLDLPAELTSGTISNPLKYALPTEKEIGSVVTGSHASGGGLGLRFDELLDRFAELRPGKMGVKEKLLEVVQRRCVLTDNADGNQVWLKWKH encoded by the exons ATGTCCCGCGGTTCTGCTCGCGCTGCCTACCAAAGAACAACAGCCATAGGTCAACATATGATGTCGACAACAACTACTGACGAA CCGACTGTTCTGTTCGAGTCCAATTCTTCCCTTCGAACGTACATTCTCAACAGGCCAAAGAAGCTCAATGCCCTCGACGACACGATGCTGTCTGCTCTTAGACCCAAGATCGAG GAATGGAGTTCCTCCGACCTTTGCGGTACAATCGTTGCACGCGGGAATGGTCGTGCTTTTTGCATCGGAGGTGATGTAGGAA GTGTTGCCAATAACGCGGCAGATCCAGCGACCCGTTCACTTGCAACCGAATTTTTCAAACGCGA GTTCGAATTGGACTTCATTCTTGCAGCGCTCAAGAAACCGTACATTGCCATCATGGATGGCATGACTA TGGGAGGTGGGGTCGGGTTGGCGGCTAATGCCCCATTTCGTATCGCTACCGAAAAGACTGTCTACGCCATGCCTGAAACAAAAATAGGCTACTGCCCAGATGTTGGAGGTAGTTATTTCTTGTCGAGGTTGGATGGCGAAATTGGGACATATCTCGCGCTTACTTCCGACACCATATCCGGAAGAGCCGTGTT CGAACACGGCCTCGCTACACACTATATTCCGTCGAGAAGGATCCCTATGCTCCTTGACAGACTTGCTGAGCTAAACCAGCCACACTCTAGCCTGGTGGATCGTATTATTGAAGATCTTTCCGCGGAACGCGAACCCACAGAAACTCCTGCGCCTTTCACAGGTGCAAAGCGAGTCGCGCTGGATTATGCTTTTCGCCATAACAAAGTCGAATCCATCATTAATGATTTGGAGATTTTTGCCGCTAGTGATAATGCAGAGGTAGCGAAATGGGCTTCGGACACGTTGGTCATGCTACACCAACGTAGTCCTACTAGTCTCAAAGTTGCACTTCAAGCCATTCGCCGAGGGTCCAACTTATCCCTTCTTCAATCACTGGAGATGGAACTCAAGATTGCCACAGCCTTTTGC CATGGTGCAAGTCCCGATTTTAAAACAGGTGTTGATGCAGTCATTTtcaaggccaagaaagccCATGAACGTCCCGAGTGGTCCCCACCGACCCTCCAAGAGGTCACTCCCGCAATCGTCAACCGATTTTTTGACCCGAAATCGCCTTTCCTGACGTCGGCACCGTCCCTCGACCTCCCGGCGGAACTGACATCAGGCACCATTTCAAACCCACTGAAATATGCCTTGCCCACAGAAAAAGAGATTGGGTCTGTGGTTACAGGTTCTCACGCGTCGGGCGGAGGACTAGGCCTTCGATTCGATGAGTTGCTGGACAGATTTGCGGAGCTGCGACCGGGCAAGATGGGAGTCAAGGAAAAACTGCTCGAAGTTGTGCAGCGAAGGTGTGTGCTAACCGACAACGCGGATGGCAATCAAGTATGGTTAAAGTGGAAACACTGA
- a CDS encoding Adaptin ear-binding coat-associated protein 2 produces MDIEEDIESVLYIGREISVYKIPPLNANEGYRANDWGDLAKPLWKGRLRILENSKGAALNLEDSQTVFARAEYDPIRPSVEAVLDSSRYFVVRVEDAGKKAYIGIGFAERSDSFDFNVALQDYSKRKKAALNPPSETSLGSSPHIPAGPKKDYSLKEGQTFSISIPGRPKPNSSSNLLGNSASSSTSSSGTSIPLLPPPPSANKKRNV; encoded by the exons ATGGATATCGAAGAAGATATCGAGTCAGTCTTATATATTGGAAGAGAGATATCTG TGTACAAGATCCCACCGCTAAATGCTAACGAAGGCTATCGCGCTAACGATTGGGGTGACTTGGCCAAGCCGCTGTGGAAAGGAAGGCTTCGTATCCTTGAAAACTCCAAAGGCGCTGCACTAAACTTAGAAGATTCGCAAACAG TATTTGCCAGAGCAGAATACGATCCGATACGACCTTCTGTGGAGGCTGTACTAGACTCTTCTCGTTACTTTGTCGTTCGTGTGGAAGATGCTGGCAAGAAAGCATACATTGGCATCGGTTTCGCCGAACGTAGCGATAGTTTTGATTTCA ACGTGGCTCTTCAAGATTATTCGAA ACGCAAGAAAGCGGCATTGAATCCGCCATCTGAAACTAGCCTTGGATCATCACCCCATATCCCTGCAGGTCCCAAGAAGGACTACAGTCTGAAGGAGGGTCAAACGTTCTCTATTTCTATCCCAGGTCGACCAAAGCCTAACTCATCAAGTAACCTGCTCGGAAATTCTGCTTCGTCTTCTACATCATCTAGCGGCACTTCTATTCCACTTCTTCCACCCCCTCCCAGTGCAAATAAGAAGCGTAATGTTTGA
- a CDS encoding COP9 signalosome complex subunit 8 has protein sequence MVNGPPTPPAITPTELHDEARVMPTVLLDTDSSSAPPPSALITSHTIPESYRNAIPLISEAISRNDYTELINIAERTDTNSANDRHQSRLSVISPLVLSHLILDDLPAALYALLRLPENLAFLPVTKAFSALVTATMNRQHSNVYDQVNTLNALVANHDFVDKELSAVISQLLSVFIDNFRRRTFALLTKAYTSLPLSLACSYLALSAEQVIEIAAQKHSWSYDSSAQILSPAKFPELKSEDGGNSLRFSNLATFQLVADSVAKLEG, from the exons ATGGTAAACGGTCCCCCTACGCCTCCCGCAATCACCCCAACAGAATTACACGACGAAGCTCGAGTAATGCCTACGGTCTTACTGGACACAGATTCTTCCAGTGCTCCCCCACCATCCGCATTGATTACATCACACACCATTCCTGAATCCTACCGAAATGCAATTCCTCTAATCTCTGAAGCAATTTCACGGAATGATTATACAGAATTGATCAATATAGCAGAGCGAACGGATACCAAT TCTGCAAACGACCGCCATCAATCAAGGTTGTCGGTTATTAGTCCTTTGGTCCTAAGTCATCTTATTCTTGATGATCT ACCTGCTGCACTATACGCTCTGCTTAGATTACCAGAGAATCTTGCTTTTCTTCCCGTCACGAAAGCTTTTTCTGCTTTGGTAACAGCAACAATGAACAGGCAACACTCTAATGTTTACGATCAAGTGAATACGTTGAATGCACTTGTAGCAAACCACGATTTCGTGGACAAAGAGTTGTCTGCGGTTATCTCCCAATTGCTCTCTGTCTTCATAG ATAATTTTCGACGAAGAACATTTGCTTTGTTAACCAAGGCGTATACATCCTTACCTCTGTCATTGGCATGTTCCTACCTAGCTTTGTCGGCGGAGCAAGTAATCGAAA TAGCGGCGCAGAAACATTCATGGTCCTATGATTCTTCTGCCCAAATTCTAAGCCCCGCGAAATTCCCCGAACTAAAATCAGAAGACGGTGGCAATTCTTTAA GGTTTTCAAACTTGGCCACTTTTCAGTTAGTGGCGGATAGCGTGGCAAAGTTGGAAGGTTGA
- a CDS encoding Pre-mRNA-splicing factor srp2: protein MSRRLYLGRLPTDARSEDVSKFFDGYGRIIDCRVMTGFGFVEFENAKDAEDAVHNFNGKPFMGVNIVVEFAKESRPRREVYEDRGGYGAPRARRPPGIRLIVSGVSRDTSWQDLKDFGRDAGSVSFADIDRDIPGQGVLEYLSREDADRALKELDGKELRGRPVRVALDDSRSGPDNYRRDDRRDDRRDDRYSRDDRNDRYRRDRSRSPPRRGEYEDRRSARSPPSRREADDKRPAGYDDYRRGGYDDRRGPDYYYDRRRDDQDRRRDDRRRDDKEDRYDDRPRHANGEGWSR, encoded by the exons ATGTCTAGACGCCTTTATCTTGGCA GGCTACCTACCGATGCCCGTTCGGAGGATGTTTCCAAATTTTTCGACGGTTATGGCCGAATCATCGACTGTCGTGTCATGACTG GTTTTGGGTTTGTTGAATTCGAAAATGCAAAG GACGCCGAGGATGCTGTCCACAACTTCAACGGCAAACCCTTCATGGGTGTCAA TATTGTAGTCGAGTTCGCCAAGGAaagtcgtcctcgtcgagaGGTTTACGAAGACAGAGGCGGTTATGG AGCTCCCCGTGCCCGTAGGCCTCCTGGAATCCGCCTGATTGTATCTGGAGTTTCCCGTGACACTAGCTGGCAG GACCTGAAAGACTTTGGTCGGGATGCTGGCAGCGTCTCTTTCGCTGATATTGATCGTGACATTCCCGGACAAGG agtacttgagtatCTTTCTAGAGAGGATGCTGATCGTGCTCTCAAGGAACTTGATGGCAAAGAACTTCGTGGACGCCCTGTTCGCGTCGCTCTTGACGACTCT CGTTCCGGACCTGATAATTATCGTCGAGACGATCGTCGTGATGATCGTCGCGATGACCGATACAGTAGGGATGACCGTAATGACAGATATCGCCGTGATCGTTCAAGGTCGCCTCCCCGCCGTGGTGAATACGAAGACCGTCGTTCCGCCAGGTCGCCCCCTTCCAGACGGGAGGCTGACGATAAAAGACCTGCAGGGTACGATGATTACCGGCGCGGAGGTTATGATGACCGCAGAGGGCCTGATTATTATTATGACCGACGTAGGGATGATCAAGATCGTCGTCGAGATGACAGAAGACGCGACGACAAAGAAGATCGATACGACGACAGGCCAAGGCACGCGAATGGTGAAGGATGGTCTCGTTGA
- a CDS encoding Tubulin-specific chaperone E, whose protein sequence is MSPSIPSLGTRFSLNNDIGTIRYTGPVGNTPGIWLGVEWDDPGRGRHDGSKDGTRYFSCRFASAGSFIRPNQHIQYGVTFLDALTAKYIEPLHGSDEIVTLGSSQGAIQVTAVSLDKIRDKFSRLDRLREVSLDKATVVQGDPPADITKTCPNIRGLDLSQNLLPNWETVADITGPLFLLERLSLSRNRLQMPLNYDRLATAFQRLTEIQLNDTLISWSDMQTITAFMPQLRVIELGYNHLSRLCGDKRSTAFKPNLESLNLDTNACSDWMHICDSFREYDSLQRVVLTSNHIEDIPFPESSSNCLPGIKYLSLSDNRISSWETIDALSCWLPSLETLMMNGNPLMNDNDLGTQSRPFMIARVPSLVTLDGAFISSRERTDSELFYMSTIIQQGNVADDVRAKTHYRWPDLCKKYGKPDQVQKQKNVQNKLSDHLIDLQVYPYDKSMEQSSGAFASNPQTTLRVLPTMSFRVLRLKICKILKVDYRRTNVAFWLHMGNGTLTKLDKEHDLRDLDWLGVDSGSQIVYQVQ, encoded by the exons ATGAGCCCTAGTATACCCTCTCTCGGCACTCGCTTCAGCCTCAACAACGACATTGGCACTATCAGGTATACAGGCCCGGTTGGAAATACACCAGGTATCTGGCTCGGTGTTGAATGGGATGACCCAGGCCGCGGCAGACATGATGGATCCAAGGATGGCACCAGATATTTCTCCTGTCG TTTTGCATCCGCAGGGTCTTTCATCAGGCCTAATCAGCACATACAATATGGTGTAACCTTTCTGGACGCTCTCACAGCAAAATATATTGAACCTTTGCATGGATCAGACGAGATAGTCACTCTCGGATCTTCTCAAGGCGCCATCCAAGTCACCGCTGTTTCCTTGGATAAAATCAGAGATAAATTTTCTCGATTGGACCGCTTGCGTGAGGTCAGCCTAGACAAGGCCACTGTGGTGCAAGGAGATCCCCCGGCTGATATCACAAAAACCTGTCCAA ACATCCGTGGATTGGATCTCTCCCAGAATCTGCTACCCAACTGGGAAACAGTAGCTGATATCACAGGGCCTTTGTTTCTGCTTGAGAGACTTTCTTTAAG TCGGAATCGTCTTCAGATGCCCTTGAATTATGATCGTTTGGCAACTGCTTTTCAGAGGTTGACGGAAATTCAGTTGAACGACACTCTGATCAGCTGGTCTGATATGCAGACGATAACAGCTTTCATGCCACAGCTTCGGGTGATTGAACTGGGCTATAACCATCTCTCCAGACTGTGCGGTGATAAACGTAGTACCGCATTCAAACCCAACCTTGAATCCCTCAACCTGGACACCAATGCATGCTCCGACTGGATGCATATTTGTGATTCTTTTAGGGAATACGATTC TTTACAGCGCGTTGTCTTGACTTCTAATCACATCGAAGATATCCCCTTTCCAGAGTCTTCCTCGAACTGCCTACCTGGTATCAAGTATCTCTCATTGTCGGACAATCGCATCAGCTCGTGGGAAACCATCGATGCTTTATCCTGTTGGCTACCTTCTCTGGAGACATTGATGATGAATGGGAATCCGCTTATGAATG ATAATGACCTCGGAACACAATCCCGGCCCTTTATGATCGCGAGAGTACCGTCTCTTGTGACATTAGATGGGGCGTTT ATATCTTCAAGGGAACGCACAGATTCCGAACTTTTTTACATGTCGACCATCATACAACAGGGGAATGTAGCGGATGACGTGAGGGCTAAAACGCACTATCGTTGGCCTGATTTGTGCAAAA AGTATGGTAAACCAGACCAAGttcaaaagcagaaaaatGTTCAGAATAAGCTCAGCGACCATCTAATAG ATCTTCAAGTGTATCCTTACGACAAATCTATGGAACAAAGCAGCGGTGCTTTTGCGTCTAACCCACAAACAACGCTTCGGGTTCTTCCTACGATGTcattccgtgttttgcgcCTGAAGATATGCAAGATTCTCAAGGTTGACTACCGTCGAACTAATGTCGCATTCTGGTTGCACATGGGAAACGGCACTCTCACGAAACTTGACAAAGAGCATGACCTTAGAGACCTTGACTGGCTTGGGGTAGACAGCGGTTCACAAATTGTGTATCAAGTCCAGTGA
- a CDS encoding Indoleamine 2,3-dioxygenase 1, translating to MDVVNVLQTPPIFFRLFIKLALSLFSSTFNLNYKAIPERRQQSSYDIDPRTGFFPPKPLQRLPSGYSIWEDALRAANGNLSLGEDDSEEALSKRAFGERWRSNIASWPVLDCTPLQTDLRSCQRAHMVLAWLVNFYVHSMPRPQGTPALVPKSLAVPLTQISRHLAMAPVLTFADTVLWNWELVNPAEPLSMDNIRFVNLFSGTDDERNFYQSSARAELRGVEILRIIDDYTSHPNIRDLTAISKVARDLTRLSGIVDSISEIIQSVRPNCDPHVFYWDIRPWFEGSDAKGPTEPGWIYEGVDVSEPLDLSGPSAGQSSVMHALDIFLDIDHKLGQRRYPAPSSENKRADLGFMERMRRYMPGKHQDYLRQLSSISLTVREVARSTPALRDPYDNAVTALKRLRDQHIRIACLYIVTMSRSTPGSRAGCPASAMIERLQAARASGKGPVRGTGGNELSVLLKAGRDATRRAILKSN from the exons ATGGACGTCGTCAATGTACTCCAGACACCACCTATCTTCTTTCGTTTGTTTATAAAGCTCGCATTGTCGTTGTTCAGTTCCACATTCAACCTCAACTACAAAGCTATCCCTGAGAGGCGCCAACAGAGCTCATATGACATCGACCCTCGGACTGGCTTTTTCCCCCCAAAACCTCTCCAGCGCCTGCCATCGGGCTACTCCATCTGGGAGGATGCTTTGCGCGCCGCGAATGGGAATTTGAGTTTGGGTGAAGACGACTCGGAAGAAGCCTTGTCCAAACGCGCCTTTGGTGAAAGATGGAGATCGAATATCGCGTCT TGGCCCGTGTTGGATTGTACCCCACTACAAACTGATCTCCGTTCTTGTCAGCGCGCGCATATGGTTCTTGCATGGCTCGTCAATTTCTATGTCCATTCAATGCCTCGTCCTCAAGGAACACCGGCTCTTGTGCCAAAGTCCTTGGCAGTTCCATTGACTCAAATTTCTCGTCACCTTGCAATGGCTCCTGTCCTTACGTTCGCCGACACAGTGCTGTGGAATTGGGAGCTTGTAAATCCTGCGGAACCCCTATCCATGGACAACATTCGATTCGTTAATCTGTTCTCAGGGACCGATGACGAAAGGAATTTTTATCAATCTTCTGCGAGGGCCGAGCTGCGCGGGGTAGAGATTTTGCGGATAATTGATGACTATACATCCCATCCCAATATTAGAGACCTGACCGCCATTTCAAAAGTCGCTCGAGATCTCACTCGTCTTTCGGGGATTGTGGATTCGATCAGTGAAATTATTCAATCTGTGCGTCCTAATTGCGACCCTCACGTTTTCTATTGGGACATTCGTCCATGGTTCGAAGGCAGCGACGCGAAAGGACCTACGGAGCCAGGTTGGATCTACGAAGGAGTGGATGTATCTGAACCACTTGACCTCAGCGGACCATCCGCTGGTCAGAGCAGTGTCATGCACGCTCTTGACATTTTTCTGGATATTGATCATAAACTTGGCCAAAGACGTTACCCTGCGCCTTCATCAGAGAATAAGCGCGCCGATCTAGGCTTCATGGAGAGGATGAGGCGATATATGCCAGGAAAACACCAGGACTATCTTCGACAACTTTCCTCGATCTCTCTAACCGTACGCGAAGTGGCACGATCGACTCCTGCTCTTCGTGATCCTTACGACAATGCCGTCACAGCGTTGAAGCGCTTACGAGACCAGCATATACGTATTGCTTGCCTGTATATTGTGACAATGTCTCGATCCACCCCAGGTTCACGGGCAGGATGTCCAGCAAGTGCAATGATTGAACGACTCCAAGCTGCTAGGGCGTCCGGGAAGGGGCCCGTTCGGGGGACAGGGGGCAATGAATTGTCTGTTCTCCTCAAGGCGGGGAGGGATGCTACTCGGCGGGCAATCTTGAAGTCCAATTGA